The DNA region TGAAGAGCTGACTGACGGCGGAGTTGGCGGCGAGCGCGGTGATCGTGCCAAGGGGCGCGGGGGCGAGGTTGAGGTCGACGCCGGTGTGTCCTGCGAAGGCCATTTCGGCGATGGTGGCGAAGAGGCCGCCGTCGCTGCGATCGTGATACGCGAGGAGTTTTTTCTCGCGGCTGAGCTTCTGGATGGCGTTCCAGAAATTCTTGAGGTCGGTCGGATTGTCGACGTCGGGCGTGGCTTCGCCCATCTGGGAAACGGTCTGCGCCAGGATGGAGCCGCCGAGGCGGTTTTTGCCGCGGCCGAGGTCGATGAGGAGGAGGACGGAGTCGTCGATGCGCTGGAGCTGCGGGGTGAGCGTGGCGCGGATATCGGCGACGGGGGCGAAGGCGGAGATGATGAGCGAGGTCGGCGCGGTGATGCGTTTTTGTTCACCGGAGGCGGCGTCTTTCCAGACGGTGGACATGCTCATGGAGTCCTTGCCGACGGGGATGGTGATGCCGAGCGCGGGGCAGAGTTCCATGCCGACGGCTTTCACGGCGGCGTAGAGATCGGCGCCGTCGCCGGGGAGCGCGGGCGCGGCCATCCAGTTGGCGGAGAGATTCACTTTGCCGATGTCGCCGATCTGGGCGGCGGCGAGATTGGTGAGGGCTTCGCCGACGGCGAGGCGGGCGGAGGCGGCAGCGTTGTTGACGGCGACGGGCGTGCGCTCGCCCATGGACATGGCTTCGCCGGTGTAGACGTCGAACGCGGCGGCGGTGACGGCGACGTCGGCCACGGGAACCTGCCATGGGCCGACCATCTGGTCGCGGGCGATGAGGCCAGTGACGGTGCGGTCGCCGATGGAGATGAGGAAGGTTTTGTCGGCGACGGTCGGGTGGGCGAGGACGCGCTCGGCGAGCTCGTTGAGCGAGAGGTGCTGGAGATCGAGGCGCTCCTGCGGACGCTTCAGCGTATCCGCTTTCCGGTGCATGCGCGGGGGTTTGCCGAGGAGAACCTCGAGCGGCATGTCGATGGGCGTGTTGTTGAAATGGGAATCTTCGAGGACGAGTTTCTTTTCCTCGGTGGCTTCGCCTACGACGGCGAAGGGGCAGCGCTCGCGGGCGCAGAGTTTTTCGAAGACGGGGAGTTGCGCGGCGGGAACGGCGAGGACGTAGCGCTCTTGCGATTCGTTGCACCAGATCTCGAGCGGGGACATGCCGGGCTCGTCGTTGGGGACGGAGCGGAGTTTGAAGCGTCCGCCGCGGCCGCCGTCGTTGACGAGTTCGGGGAGGGCGTTGGAGATGCCGCCGGCGCCGACGTCGTGGATGAAGGAAATCGGATTTTCGGAGCCGAGCGCCCAGCAGCGGTCGATGACCTCCTGGCAGCGGCGCTCCATCTCTGCGTTGTCGCGCTGGACGGAGGCGAAATCGAGGTCTTCGTTGCCGGAGCCACTGGCCATGGAGCTGGCTGCGCCGCCACCGAGGCCGATGAGCATCGCGGGTCCGCCGAGAACGATGAGTTTGTCGCCGGGGTTGATGGCGCCTTTTTGGACGTGCTCGGCTTTGATGTTACCGAGTCCGCCGGCGAGCATGATGGGCTTGTGGTAGCCGCGAAGTTCGGTGGCGGCGCCGCTGGTGGATGGCACGGCCTGCTCGAAGGTGCGGAAGTAGCCGTTGATGTTAGGGCGGCCAAATTCGTTGTTGAAGGCGGCGCCGCCGAGCGGGCCGTCGATCATGATGTCGAGGGCGGAGACGATGCGGCCGGGTTTGCCATGCTCGTGTTCCCACGGCTGGACGGCGCCGGGGATTTTCAGATTGGAAACAGTGAAGCCGGAGAGGCCGGCTTTGGGTTTTGAGCCGCGGCCGGTGGCGCCTTCGTCGCGGATTTCGCCGCCGGAGCCGGTGGCGGCGCCGGGGAAGGGGGAGATGGCGGTCGGGTGGTTGTGCGTCTCGACCTTGCAGAGGATGTGGATGTCTTCGTCGTGCGCGGCATACTCGCCGGTTTTCGGATCGACGTAGAAGCGGCCGCCGCGGGTGCCGGCGAGGACGGCGGCGTTGTCCTTGTAGGCGGACAGGATGCCGTCGCTGTGGAGCTGATACGTATTCTTGATCATCTGGAACAGCGACTTGTCCTTGGCGGAGCCGTCGATTTCCCAGGTGGCGTTGAAGATCTTGTGGCGGCAGTGCTCGGAGTTGGCCTGCGCGAACATCATGAGCTCGATGTCGTTGGGGTCGCGGCCGAGCGTGGTGAAGGCTTTGACGAGGTAATCGATTTCGTCCTCGGCGAGCGCAAGGCCGAGCGACTGGTTGGCGGCGACGAGTGCGGCGCGGCCTTGGGCGAGGACGGGGACGCTCTGCATCGGACGCGGGGATTCGTGGCGGAAGAGGACGTCGAGCGAATCGAGGTCGTTGACGACGACTTGGGTCATGCGGTCGTGGAGCTTCGCGCGCAGCGCGGTGAGTTGGTCGGCGCTAAGGACGGAGAGCGGCTTGGTGAGAGCGGAGTTGTCGATCTCGATCCAGTAGGCGACGGCGCGCTCGATGCGTTTTACTTTCGCGAGGCCGCAGATGTGGGCGATGTCGGTGGCCTTGGACGACCACGGGGAAATGGTACCGGGGCGCGGGGCAACGACCTGGAGCAGGCCGGCGGGCTCGGCGGTGGATGCGGCGCGGCGCGGGCCGTAGGTGAGGAGTTTTTCGAGGGTTTCGCGCTCGGTAGCGGTGATGTCGCCCTCGATCTCGGCGACGTGGATGAAGGCCGTGCTGAGGCTGCGGACAGGCAGACCGGCGGAGGCGAGGTCTTGCTGGAGTTTTTGCAGGCGGAACGGTGACAGGGCGGAGGAGCCGCGAAGGATCAGCATGGTCGGGAAATAGAGGCTGCGAACGAACAGGGCGGGCGCGGGTTTGGCGATGGGAAAAATGGGCGTGGAGCACGACCATTCAAGATCAGCAGGAGGAAGTCGTCCCGTGTGGTGCAGCTGGGTGAGGAGTCTCATCAGAAGTCGTCACGCACTGCGCAATGCGGGTTACTTTGTGGGCAAAAATTTATTGATGCAGGATCGGCGGTTGTTATCCGGAGGAAAACCCGAAAGGCTCAATCCAATGTGTTCTCTTCCTGCTAAGCGCATCCCTGTCGTCGAGAAGTTCTCGATCGGGCTTTTCTTAACGACCGTGACGCTCTCGCTGGCCGGTCTAATAGGGCTTTTGTGGGCATTCGCTCCACAAGGAGTCTGGCAGGCCCAGCTTAACGCGGCCTGGTGGCAATTCGCCGTGATTTTCCTCGGTGTGAAGCTCTTCAACTGCGGGATGGAGTTCTTCTTCCATCGCTACGTGCTGCACAAACCGGTGATCCCGTTCCTGAGCCGTTTTTATCGTCAGCATACGCTTCATCATAATCTCACGCGTATCGCGCGCCGCCAGCTGCCTGGTGGGCGTGAAGTTCCGTATGTGGAGAATATCTACCCGATGACGGAGCCGGAGCAGGGTGAAGCGGCCTTTTTCCCTTGGTACACGCTCGTGGTTTTCGCCGCCATCGTGACGCCGCTGCTGGCGCTTGGCCAATGGCTCGCGCCTACCTTCCCGTGGTTTTTTGCGGGATTTGCCGCGCTCACCGCATCGCTGACGCTCTATGAAGTTTTCCACGCTATCGAGCACTGGCCGCTGGAGAAGTGGGCACCACGCCTCGAATCTAAGCGCTTCGGCAAATTCTGGACGAAGGTGTACAGCTTCCACCTGCGTCATCACGCGGTGATCGATTGCAACGAGGCGATCTCAGGCTTTTTCACGTTTCCTGTGTTCGATATGCTTTTCGGAACGTGGGTGTCGCCCAAAACGCTCTACACCGACGGCGGTGAGTGGAACGCGGAGGAGTTTAAGAGCCCGCGTCCTCATGCGTTTATCCGCTGGTGTGATCGCACGGCGGACAAAGTGGTCGCGAGCCGACGCACCCGCGTCCGCTCGCATGTCGCGGTGCGCAAACCGAGGCGTCACGCCGAGGCGGCGTTGAAGAAATAAAGAGCAATCGTCCCTTGCTATCTGGCGGCGCTGCACGAATGTGGCGCCGTCGTAAGATACGTTAGCTGACAGTGACTGGTGAGTCTTCAGGTGAGCTTTGAGAGTTCAGATGATGATTCGAAACCCGATGATCGGGAACGGACTGACTTAGACGGTACGAACATCAAAACACATGAACTCCAAACTATACGTCGGAAATCTTTCCTTCAAAACCACCGAAGACGTGCTCCGCTCCACTTTCGAGCAATTCGGCACCGTGAGCGATGTCTTCATCGCCACCGATCGTGAAACGGGCCGCCCACGCGGTTTCGCTTTTGTCACGATGGGCACGGCTGATGAAGCCAAGGTCGCCGCTGAAAAGCTCAACGGTAACGATCTCGATGGCCGTGCGCTCACGGTCAACGAAGCCAAGCCGAAGGAAGAAATGGGTGGCGGCGGTGGCGGTGGTCGCGGCCGTAACTTCGGTCCTGATCGTCGCGCCGGTGCGTTCCAAGAGCGCGGCAATCGCCGTTACTAAGTAGCGCCGATCATGCGGGCTCGGCGTTATGCCGGGTTTCAATTCTCAAGCGAGGGCTCGATGCCCTCGCTTTTTTGTGGGCGATATTTGGTGATGAGTGATCAAATGGTTGGGCCTGCGGTTCCCAATCAAGACTGTGAGGTTGGACGCCTGCCTCGCGGTTGATTACTTAGTCTTCTTCGCCAGTCGTTCGATTGCAGCCTGCTGCTCTGCCGAGGTTACGTAGGGCACCAACTGGTTTATGTCTGCGTGTCGCTTACCGTGAACAGCCTCATAGGCCTTGATTGCGGGCTTGAGCAGTGCGATGTCACGGATGGAGGCGGGCGAAACGGTCGTGGAACCAAATCCGTCAGGCCCAATAACCGAATACTGGTCGTACTCCGAATCGATCAGATTGGTCGGCGTGATCATCCAGTCACCGCCCACCTTCACATTGGGAACTTCAGATGCGGGCGCGACTTTGTACCGTTGCAGCATCGCCGTTTCGATTTCAGGCGCAGCGAACGGCTGGAGCTGACTGGTTTCTCTGGGGAACTGCTCTTGGTTCGCGCGCAGATACGCACGCAAAGCGGGTTGCACTGCCGTCGCAAAACGTCGCTCGGCGAAGTGGCGAATGCGACCGAGCGCGCGACGGTAGTCCTCCGTTGTTTCAAGATTTCCATCTACTGCGGAATGCCAGTCGCCATTGGTCGCGAGTTTGAGTTCAGGAATGCTCTGCTCGGGCAGACGAGCGAGCACATCGCGAAGAGCCGCGATTTTTTCTTCGGCTTCGGCTGTTTTTGCAGAGACGGGTGAGGTATCTCTTGCACGGTGGTCCGAGACGATGGATGACAGTCCGTTGGTGAGAGCAGGCTGGTCAGGTCCGCCAAGGAGCAGCGGCGCTTGGACGGTACTGGCAGTCGCGGCTGAAGATGTGTTTTGGGGTTTGGCGTGATGATAGGTAAGCGCGGAGATGCCGACAGCCACGGTTACGCCAGCGATGATCGCAGATGCTTTTGTGATGTTCATGAAATGAATCGTTATGAGTGGTGCCGAGGCAGAGATCGCTGCGGTTGTGGCGGTGGCGGTTGTGGAGACAGTCGCAGCCAGTCCCGCAGGAGCGCCCATGACGGAGTGTGTGCTAAGCGAGCCGCCGAGAATCGCGGCGGTCGAAGAAACTCCGCGCCGCGCTAGCGAGGCACGCAATTTTTCCAATGAACGCCCAACACGCATGCGCACAGCTTCGTCGCGCAGACCCAAGATACTGCTGATCTCAGGATAGGAATGGCCTTCAAAGAAGCGGAGGATGACCGCTTGCCGGTCATCCTCGTTGAGGTCGTCGAGAGCCTCATCGAGCACGCCACGGACGGTTTCCCACCCGGTGGAAGGTTCATTTTTAGATTGGAGCTCTTGCATGGCATGCACCTGTTGTTTCTGGCGCTCTTTTCGAATTTCGCGGCGACGATAGTTGGCGGCGGCGTTGCGGGTACTGGTGTGCAACCACGCGTTCAGCACGGGATGGCCGGCTAGGCGTTGAGCATTACGAGCCATGGCAAGGAACACCTCCTGGGTGATTTCCTCCGCGGCGTGAGTGTCGCCACCTACGCGTCGGGCAGCCGCTGAATAAACCAGATCGATGTGCGCGCGGACGATTGCGGCGAATGAGTCTTCGCAACGGTCGCGAGCGTAGCGGAGAAGGAGTTCTGAGTCCGATGACCTGGTTCACAGGGGATAACACCGGCTAAAACGAAAACAGAACAAAGAACCTGCGATATAGTCGCTATGCGGAGGGATTAGACCTCGCTAGTGGAGCGGATCGTTTTTAGACTGCCGAACTCATCCGAGAACAACGTGCCGCTTGGTGCGTTGCGTTCAGCCAACCACGCCTGTTTGCCGCACTGCGGCCAGTATTCTATGAGAGACGATTATCTTCGCGCCGCCCTGACCGTTATCAACGACCCCAACATCCTCGTGAACGTGGTCTCGACCCGTGTGAAGCAGCTCAAGCGCGGCAGCCGTGCGCTGGTGGTTTCGCTGGAGAAAATGTCGCTTGAAGACACGGCGCTGCGCGAGGTGGCCGAGGGGAAGATCAGCTACGAACTGGGTGCGAATCGCGAGCAGGGCTGAGGATGCGCCCGTATGGCACGAGCGCGCACAAATGAGTGCGCAGCCGTGCCGTCAGGACTTCGCGGCGGCGTGGGCTTCGACTTTCCAGAGAAGGTCGTCCACGTCGCGCGAGATGCCGGTGAAGAGATCCGCGGTGCCGGCGTCACCCGCCTTGGTGGCGGTCTCGATGGCGGTGCGGGTGGATTCGGCGAAGTGGGCGAGCGCGGCGGCGAGGGCCTGGACGTGTTCACTGCCGGAGAGGATGTTGAGTGGGTAGGCGGTGAGACGGGTGCCTTCGGCGATGGTCTGGACGGTGCCTTGGGCGATGCCACCTAGGGCGACGGTGCGCTCGGCGATTTCATCGACGGCGGAGGTGATTTTGGCGGCGACCTCGTCGAAGAGTTCGTGGAGGGCGATGAAGGCGGGGCCCTTAACGTTCCAGTGGGCCTGTTTTGCCTGGAGGCCGAGATCGAGGGCGTCGGCGAGTTGCTGATTGAGCAGCTCGATCATGGCAGTGCGGGTGGACTTGGGCTGGTCGTTGGAAGAGTTCCAGAGCGGAGTTTTCATGAAGAGAGGACGGTGAGTGTGTGGCCTGAACGAGTAGTCATTGCAGGCGTCGAGTAAAGCGGTGGACGGGGTTTGCACGGAGTGAAACGCGTGTGTGAAGCACTGAAAATGCGCGACGCGCGCGTGGGCTTATAGACAGACGGCGGACGTGAGGGCATTGATTCATTGATTCGATAACGTCGTGGGTTACGGTGCGGTTTCCCGCATGAGCGAACTCGATTTCCGGAATACCAACAGCCTGTGGTGCAGCGTGCTCGTGGAGACGCTCGTGAGATGCGGCGTGCGGCAGGCGGTGTGTTCACCGGGGTCGCGTTCGACGGCGCTGACGATGGCGCTGGCGCGTCATGCGGGCATCGAGGCGGTGCCGGTGCTGGACGAACGGTCGGCGGCGTTTTTTGCGCTGGGGCTGGCGAAGCAGACGCGGCGGGCGGTGGTGCTCGTGTGCACGTCGGGAACGGCGGGGGCGAATTATTTTCCGGCGATCATCGAGGCGAAGGAAAGCGGGGTGCCGCTGATCGTGATCACGGCGGATCGTCCGCCGGAGATGCGGGAATGCGCGTCGGGGCAGACGATCGATCAGCAGAAAATTTTTGGGAGTTTCGTGACGTGGTATCACGAGCTGGCGGTGCCGGAGCCGACGGTGGCGATGCTGCGTTATCTGCGGCAGACAATCGCTTATGCGTGCGTGCGGGCGATGAGCGGAGGAAGTGGATTGGGCGAACGAGGGCCGGTGCATTTGAATGCTCCGTTTCGCGATCCGTTGCCGCCGATTGAAAATGGAACGGCGAAGGGGATTGAAGGGCAGATCGACGAGGCGTTTTTCGCGCATCTCTCATCGGAGAAAATCGCCATAACAAGCAGTGCCGTGCAGCGGCCAATGACGGCGCGCGGACTGATCGTGGCCGGTGCTTATGCCGCCGAACATGCGGACAAATATGCGGAGAAGTTGAGCGGGCTGGCGCGCACGCTGGGCTGGCCGGTGCTGGTGGATGTGCTCTCGCCGGCGCGGCATCTGGCGATGCCAGGAGTGACGCGGGTGAGCGCGTACGATGCGATTCTGAGAAACGAGAAAGCGGCGCGCGAACTGACGCCGCGCACGGTGCTGTGCCTTGGGAGCTGGCCAACGAGCAAGGTGCTGCGCGGCTGGCTGGAGCAGACGCAGGCGGAGACATTGCTGGTCGCGCCAACGACGAACAATCGCGACGCTCTGCACGGGAAGACGCGGCAACTGGTGTTGCCGGTGGAGAATCTGACCGCGGTGAGCGGCGGGGCGGCCGATGCGAGCTACGTGCAGGCGTGGATGGAGGCGGAGACGGCGGCGCGTGGCGTGATCGATGCGACGCTGGAGAAAACGGCGGAACGGTTCGAGGCGAAGGCGGCGTGGCTGATGGCGCGTAGTCTTCCGGCGGGCACGCCGGTGTTCGTGGCGAACTCGATGCCGGTGCGCGATCTTGAGTATGTGTGGCCGGTGACGGAGCGCGGTACGCAGATTTATTTCAGCCGTGGCGCGAACGGGATCGATGGCACGCTTTCGACGGCGCTGGGCATTGCGCACAGAAATGAGAAGCCGGCGGTGTTGCTCACGGGCGATCTCGCGCTGCTCCATGACGCGAACGGGTTTTTGATAAAACCGAAGCTGCGCGGATCACTGACGATCGTGCTCATCAACAACGACGGCGGTGGGATTTTTGGGCATCTGCCGGTGGCGCAGTTTGAGCCGCCTTTCGAGGGATTTTTTGCGACGCCGCAGCAGGTGGATTTTGCGACGCTGTGCGCTGCGCATGGCGTGGAGCATGTTGCCGTGAAAGACTGGGCGGAGTTTGAGACGTTGATCGCGGCGTTGCCAGCGAGCGGGGTGCGCGTGCTGGAAGTGCGGACGGATCGGAAGCGCGATGCGGCTGCGCGGAAGGAGTTGTTTGCGCGGGCAGCGGAGGCGGTCGGGAGTACGCTGGCGTGAGATTGGCGGGCGAGGGTTTTTCCGGTTGGAGGAACGCGGGTGAGGCGGGACGGGGAGCGACGATTAGGCGCGGGCGTGAGTGAACAGCGGGGTTAAGGCTAACCCGCCCTACCTCGGAGTCAGGAGATCTGGTCGGCGATTTCTTCGAGGGGGTAAGTGATGATTTCTGCGAGCGTGGGATGATACCAAGGTGCGCGGAGGAGATCGAAGACGGTGGCTTTCATCGCGAGCGGGCCGCTGAAGCAGTGGATGAGTTCGCCGGCGTCTTTGCCGACGATTTCCGCGCCGAGGATGCGGCCGCGTCTCGGTTCGGCGATGACCTTCACATAACCGTAGTTGGCGTCCATGAGGATGGATTTGCCGTGGTCGTTGAACGGATAGCTGGCGACGAGGTGCGGCGTCTTGGATTTTTTTAGGTCGCTCTCGAGCGCGCCGATGCTGGCGAGTTGGGGATCGGTGAAGACGACGTTGAGGAGGAGCGAGTGATCGACGGGCTTGAGTTTCTTCACGCCGAACGCGTGACGGGCGGCGAGTTCGCCCTGGGCGACGGCGAGGTGGACGATGTCGTGCGGGCCGGCGACGTCTCCGCCGGCGTAGATGTGGGGCGCGGTGGTTTGCTGGAAGCGGTTGGTGACGACACGGCCGGAGGCAGTGAGTTTGACGCCGGCGTTTTCGAGGGAGAGACCGGCGGTGTTGGGCTCGCGGCCGAGGGCGTTGAAGAGATGGGCGGCGCGGCGGATGAGCGTCTTTTTTCCTTGGGTGAAGCGGACGGTGACACCGCGTTTATCGCCGGAGATTTTTTCGAGCGACGTGCCGGTGAGGAGCTCGATGCCCTCGTCGCGGAAGGCTTGCTGGACGGTTTCGCTGGCGGCTGGCGAGTGGTCTTTGAGGATGTGCGCGCTGCGCTGGATGAGCGTGACGCGGGAACCGATGCGGTTGAGGAACTGCGCGAGTTCGGTGGCGACAATGCCGCCGCCGAGGACGAGCACGCTCTTGGGGATGAAATCGAGATCGAGGACGTCGTCGCTAGTCCAGGCGGGCGTTTCGGCGAGGCCGGGGATGGACGGGGTGCTGACGCGGGAGCCGGTGGCGATGAGGATTTTTTTGGCGCGGATTTTTTTGCCGTCGGAGAGTTCGACGGTGTGCGGATCGAGGAAGCGGGCGTGGGCGCGGTAGAGGTCGTATTTGCCGGAGTGCATCGCCTGATCGCGATAAGAGGCGAATTCGCCGATGATTTTTTTCTTGCGCGCGTGGATGGCCTTCATGTCGGCGGACGCGCGGGGGATTTTGAGGCCGAAGGTTTTTCCTTTTTGGGCGAGGTGGAGAATCTCGGCGATGTAGAGGAGTGTTTTCGATGGCATGCAGCCGCGGAGGATGCAGAGGCCGCCGAGTTCCTTGGCGCCATCGACGATGGCTACTTTTTTGCCGAGGCTGTGGGCGACGCGGGCGGCATTGAAGCCGGCACTGCCGCCGCCGATGACGAGAAAGTCGTAGGATTTCATGAAGAAGTTAAACGCGGGCGACGCTGAGTTTTGTCACAGAGGACACGGAGCGCGGACACAGAGTGCACAGAGGTCGGAAAGGACAGAATGACAAGGGCGGCGGAGAAAGAGTCGAAGAGCCGCGTCTGATGTGGCGCGAATACACGGGTGTTCAGCGGCCGCGGCCGAAGAGCATCACGTGGATCGTCTTGAGGATGATTGATGCATCCAGTGTGAAGGAGAAGTGCCGGATGTAATAGAGGTCGTATTCGAGTTTCCGTAACGTGTCTTCGAGATTGGCGCCGTAGGGATAATTTACCTGGGCCCAGCCGGTGATGCCGGGGCGGACGAGGTGGCGGAAGTGGTAACAGGGGATTTGTTTTTCGTAGTCGGCGACGAGGCGGTCCCATTCGGCGCGGGGGCCGATGAGGCTCATCTCGCCACGGAGGACGTTGATGAGTTGGGGGAATTCATCGATGCGGGTGGCGCGGAGGAATCGGCCGATGCGGGTGATGCGGGCGTCGCCTTGGGCGGTGTAGAGTGCGCCGTTGTTGTCCACCTTCATGCTGCGGAGTTTGAGAAGGGAAAACGGGGCGCGGTGGCGACCGATGCGGTTTTGCCGGAAGAAGACCGGGCCTTTGTCTTCGAGGCGTATGAGGATGGCGGCGACGGCGAGGAACGGGGCGGCGAGGGTCAGGCCGATGAGTGAAAAGGCAATGTCGCTGAGTCGTTTGATACGTTCAAAGACGGGCTCGCGGGCGACGCGGAAGCCTTCCTGGAAAAGCCACGTCTGGTTGAGTCGGTAGAGGGGGATTTTACGCCAGTAGATCTGGTGGAAAAGTTCGAGCGTGTAGGTGGGCACGCCGTCGAAGTAGAGATCGACGAGTTGTTGCGAGGCTTCGGAGTTTAGCTCGCGGCTGGATTCGCGGAGGACGACGGCCTCGATGGCGATTTCGCCGCGTTGGATGTCGCGCAAGAGAGCGTTTAACGCGGTTGATGGGGCGTTCGTGCCGGCGCTGAGTGGGAGCAGGGGATCTTCGGCGCGGCTGCTGACGTAGATCACTTTTTGTTTCATGCCCGAGCGGACGCATTCGTCGCGGAAGGCATCGCGACTGGTAGCGTCGCCGATGAAAACGATCTGCCGGTCGCGCCGTTCCCGGATGTAGCGCAGATGAATCCAGCGGCGGTAACTGAGGGTGATCGGGATGAGCGCGACGAAGCTGATGGCGACGACGGCACGGCTTTGCTGGAGCGTGTAGCCGGGCGGAAGGACGGTGAAGGTGATGAGCAAGGTCGCGGCCATCGCGGCGAGCAAGGCGATGGCGTGCATGCTCGTGTAATCGAGGCCGGCCATGTCGGTGCGCTGGCGGTAGCCGTCGATTAAGAAAACGGCGACGACGAGCAGCACGAGAGGGACGACGAGTGGATCGAAAACGGGACTGCGCAGATCGGCTACGCCGCGAAGCCAGCCCACGACATTGAAGACGAACGCGAGGGCGTACGTGTCGAGCAAGAGAAGGCCAATGGCCATTTTGCGACCGATCGTCATGAGGTGCGCTCAGAGTGGCGGCTGGGGGGATGTGTTCGCAAGCGGGTTTCCGGAGAGCAGTGAGTGCCAGCGTGTGGTGGCGTGGTGGAGACGGCCTTCTCGCGCGCAGAAGGCGGAGGAGGCCTGGCCGAGCGCGAGGCGTTGGGCGGGATCGGATTTGAGTGAGCGAAGTATGGCGGCGAGGCGGGGGATGTCGTCGGGGGCGGAGGTGAAGGCGTGGCCGAAGCGGTTGGATTCGATGACGCGGGCGACTTCGCAGTCGCGCGGGCCGATGAAGAGAACGGGGCGGCCGATGGCGGCGATGCCGTAGAGTTTACTCGGGAAGACGAGGCGTTCGCAGCCGGTGCGGAGCGTAACGAGGTGGATGTCGCCGAGGGCGAGCGTCTCGGCGAGTTGGTCGCGCGGCTGGGCGGGATGGAAGTGAATGTTGGCGAGATTACGTTCGCGGGCGGCGGCTTCGAGTGAGGCGCGTTGGGCGCCGTCGCCGATGAAGACGAAGGCGATGTCCGTGTCGGCGCGGAGTGATTCGGCGAGCGGAATGATCGAGGTGAAATCGTGGACGCGACCGAGATTGCCGGAGTAGGCGATGACGAGTTTGCCGTCGAGAGCCCAGTGTGTGCGGAGAGTGGCAGTGGCGGGATAATCGGGCGGGAGTGGTTGCAGGCCCTCGGGGGCCCAGTTGGGACAAAGGTGTATTTGGGAGTCGGGCACGCCGCGCTCGCGGAGGAGCGCGGCCATATCGGTGCCGAGGGCGACGCAGGCGGAGGCGGAGCGCCAGGCGCGGTCGCGGGATGGGCGGGTGAGGGCGGTGAATTTGTGGCCGACGGCGATGGCGACTTCGGGGAAGATGTCTTGAATCCAGTGGATGAGCCGGAGGTTTTTTCGTTTCGCGATTCCGGCGAGCGCGACGCCGAGGAGAGGCGGGTCGGTCATGGCGACGAGGGTGTCGCCGGGATGGGCGTGGCGGGTGACTGCGCGGCGTGCTCCGAGGAGGAAGCGGGCGAAGTCGGCGGTGCGTTTGAGGAGGTTTTTCTGACCGAGGCGCTTTTCGCCGATGCGGATGATTTGGACGCCGTGGTGGGTTTCCTCGGAGGGAATGGAGGCTTCTCCTGGATGGCTCGTGATGATGGTGATCGGGAGTCCCCTCGAGGTGAGGGACTCGGCCAGATCGGCGAGCAGTTGCGCGGTGGCGGGTTGCTCGGGCCAGTAGAAGCGGTTGACGAAGATGACGCGCGGTTGAGGCATCAGGTGGAGGCGCGGGCGCGGCGTTGGCGGTGGATTTCTTGGGAAACCCAATGTTCGTACTTGGCCATGATGCGGCAGTAGGCGAAGCCGGGCGCGCCGTCTAGGAAGCCGCGGCGGGCGATGTATTGGTAGAGGAAGCGGAGGAAGCCGCGTGCGGGGAAATGGTGGCTGAGTTCTTTCAGGGCGCGGCGGCGGATGAGTGGATCGGCGGAGCGGATACGGCGGTTGAGCGGGGCGGGATCGGTGGCGCGGGCGAGGAAGGCAGCGGCTTCCTGGCGGGCGTAGCGGAGGTGTTTATCGAGGAGTTCGGACTCGGATTGGGCGGAGAGGTTGTGGAGATAGTTTGCCTGAATTTTGCCGAGGCGCATGTCGGGGGCTTCGCGCTGGCCGTGTCCGGTTTGGATGAAGCGGAAGCGTTTGGCGTGGGCGAAGCGGGCCTGGTAGGCGGGGAAATCGGTGCAGCGGGGAATCCAGCGGTCGCGGAAAATCATGCGTGGGGCGACGAAGAAGCCATCGAGGGCGGGAGGATTTTCGGACGAGAGGCGGACGCAC from Nibricoccus aquaticus includes:
- the purL gene encoding phosphoribosylformylglycinamidine synthase, whose amino-acid sequence is MLILRGSSALSPFRLQKLQQDLASAGLPVRSLSTAFIHVAEIEGDITATERETLEKLLTYGPRRAASTAEPAGLLQVVAPRPGTISPWSSKATDIAHICGLAKVKRIERAVAYWIEIDNSALTKPLSVLSADQLTALRAKLHDRMTQVVVNDLDSLDVLFRHESPRPMQSVPVLAQGRAALVAANQSLGLALAEDEIDYLVKAFTTLGRDPNDIELMMFAQANSEHCRHKIFNATWEIDGSAKDKSLFQMIKNTYQLHSDGILSAYKDNAAVLAGTRGGRFYVDPKTGEYAAHDEDIHILCKVETHNHPTAISPFPGAATGSGGEIRDEGATGRGSKPKAGLSGFTVSNLKIPGAVQPWEHEHGKPGRIVSALDIMIDGPLGGAAFNNEFGRPNINGYFRTFEQAVPSTSGAATELRGYHKPIMLAGGLGNIKAEHVQKGAINPGDKLIVLGGPAMLIGLGGGAASSMASGSGNEDLDFASVQRDNAEMERRCQEVIDRCWALGSENPISFIHDVGAGGISNALPELVNDGGRGGRFKLRSVPNDEPGMSPLEIWCNESQERYVLAVPAAQLPVFEKLCARERCPFAVVGEATEEKKLVLEDSHFNNTPIDMPLEVLLGKPPRMHRKADTLKRPQERLDLQHLSLNELAERVLAHPTVADKTFLISIGDRTVTGLIARDQMVGPWQVPVADVAVTAAAFDVYTGEAMSMGERTPVAVNNAAASARLAVGEALTNLAAAQIGDIGKVNLSANWMAAPALPGDGADLYAAVKAVGMELCPALGITIPVGKDSMSMSTVWKDAASGEQKRITAPTSLIISAFAPVADIRATLTPQLQRIDDSVLLLIDLGRGKNRLGGSILAQTVSQMGEATPDVDNPTDLKNFWNAIQKLSREKKLLAYHDRSDGGLFATIAEMAFAGHTGVDLNLAPAPLGTITALAANSAVSQLFNEELGAVIQIRGEDLDDVFLILREHGFKTCTTIIGGLNPHFALRITQPGSGEPHIFNEGISTLRSVWSDATRRIAALRDNPACAESEYQLKLEKDNPGITPKITFKYPFETTESTEVTETKPKTSSVPSSVLSVSSVVKNSAGSNVRPPVAILREQGVNGQVEMGAALTRAGFRAIDVHMTDILTGRVSLKDFRGVIACGGFSFGDTLGAGEGWAKSILFNERARAEFKAFFERKDTFALGICNGCQMMSNLHSIIPGADHWPRFVQNQSERFEARFASVKIEKSPSVLFAGMEGSVLPIAVAHGEGYAEFPDATAAKTFSDSGLVSARFVDNHHAITERYPLNPNGSPHGITALTTKDGRVTIMMPHPERVFRTAAMSWHPENWGEDSPWMKLFRNARTWVG
- a CDS encoding TrhA extension/companion domain-containing protein, coding for MCSLPAKRIPVVEKFSIGLFLTTVTLSLAGLIGLLWAFAPQGVWQAQLNAAWWQFAVIFLGVKLFNCGMEFFFHRYVLHKPVIPFLSRFYRQHTLHHNLTRIARRQLPGGREVPYVENIYPMTEPEQGEAAFFPWYTLVVFAAIVTPLLALGQWLAPTFPWFFAGFAALTASLTLYEVFHAIEHWPLEKWAPRLESKRFGKFWTKVYSFHLRHHAVIDCNEAISGFFTFPVFDMLFGTWVSPKTLYTDGGEWNAEEFKSPRPHAFIRWCDRTADKVVASRRTRVRSHVAVRKPRRHAEAALKK
- a CDS encoding RNA recognition motif domain-containing protein — protein: MNSKLYVGNLSFKTTEDVLRSTFEQFGTVSDVFIATDRETGRPRGFAFVTMGTADEAKVAAEKLNGNDLDGRALTVNEAKPKEEMGGGGGGGRGRNFGPDRRAGAFQERGNRRY